A stretch of Castanea sativa cultivar Marrone di Chiusa Pesio chromosome 2, ASM4071231v1 DNA encodes these proteins:
- the LOC142624239 gene encoding uncharacterized protein LOC142624239 — translation MASTATSSTPATKSALPSSQDSPMDDPLFLHHGESPNTVLVTQPLTGSENYSAWARAVRKALLTKNKLGFIDGTLTLSSPLVSTPSAVQAWIRCDNMVGTWLTNSISHKLQASIIYEDTALGIWNDLRNRLTHKMVPRFAIFKRKLQIFIKVRLQ, via the coding sequence ATGGCTTCCACTGCTACTTCTTCAACTCCTGCAACAAAAAGTGCTCTTCCATCTTCTCAGGATTCTCCAATGGATGATCCTCTGTTTTTGCACCATGGAGAAAGTCCAAACACTGTGCTTGTGACTCAGCCATTAACAGGGAGTGAGAATTACTCAGCTTGGGCACGAGCAGTAAGGAAGGCTCTACTCACCAAAAACAAGCTAGGATTCATCGATGGCACTCTCACTTTGTCATCTCCATTGGTTTCTACACCTTCAGCTGTTCAAGCTTGGATTAGGTGTGACAATATGGTAGGAACTTGGTTGACAAATTCAATTTCTCATAAACTTCAAGCTAGTATCATTTATGAGGACACTGCGTTGGGAATTTGGAATGATTTGAGGAATCGGTTGACTCATAAAATGGTCCCAAGATTTGCAATCTTCAAAAGGAAATTGCAGATCTTCATCAAGGTGAGACTACAATAA